Genomic segment of Syntrophorhabdaceae bacterium:
TTTTATGGTAGGAAGATTAAAGCAATTACGGCTTGCCCGGGGATTGTCCCTGGAGGACCTGGCTGCCGAAATGGGTGGGATTGTGACCAGGCAGGCGCTTTCCAAATATGAACTGGGCCTATCCAAGCCATCTGCACTGGTGTTGAACAGACTCGCCGGCGCCCTTGGTGTAAAGGCCGCATATCTGTGGAGTGAGCCATCGATTCATTGTAAATTCATTGCGTACCGCAAGGGTACCGGCCTTGCCAAGACTGAACAACAAAGGGTTGAATCCGTAGTCTGTCAGATGCTCGAAGATCGTGTTCGCTTACAGCAGATGATCCAGGGAACAACCGAGGTTGATCTTCCGGTGAAAGGTTTTAAGGTCAGGACTATCGAAGATACAGAAGACTTTGCGAAGGGGTTAAGATACAAATGGAACCTCGGGTTGGGACCCATCCCGACTGTGACGGGTACCCTGGAGGATCGCTTTGTCCATGTATTCGAGATAGAGGCATCGCAACGGTTCGATGGAATCTCCGCAGTTGCCTATGACAGCGAAAAACATGTTGCCGCCGCCGCTGTCGTCTCCCGCAAATCCTTACCCGGCGGAAGACAGAGACTGAATCTGGCCCATGAATTGGGACACCTGGTGCTCGATATGCCAAAAAATCTTGATGAAGAGAAGGTCGCCTTTCGCTTCGCAGGCGCTTTCCTTGCGCCTGATGAGGTTTTGTTCAGAGAGTTGGGACAAAAGAGGTCTCTCGTTCAAGCCGCGGAACTGTTTCTCTTGAAGCAGAAATATGGCATGAGCATCCAGTCTTTAGTGTACAGATTACATGATCTCGGGGTAATTTCAGATCAGCACCACAAACAATGGTGGATGACGATTAACCGTGAGGGGTGGAAAAAGGAAGAGCCCTTAGAGTTAAAACCGGAGAAATCGGAATGGCTTAAGAAAAATGTGCTTCGCGCATTAAGCGAGGGGTTCATAACAAAGGGAGATGCCATGAAAGCGTTGGGAGAATCGGTAGAGGTACAGGAGCCAATCACGCTCGTTGAGCGGCAGGCCTTCCTGAAGCTGCCCATCGAGGAACGCAGGAAGATAATGGCGAAGCAGGCTAAGGAAATGGCGGCGGATTACAAAACCGGAAAGATGGAAGATCTGGAAACGGGAGAGATTCTTGAGTATTAAGATAGTCTCGCGCGGTGAAGTATGGCTGGTAAATTTTGACCCGACAATAGGTTCAGAGATCAACAAAAAGCGCCCCGCTGTTATCGTAAGTTCGGATGCCCTCGGTATACTGCCCGTGTATGTGGTTGTTCCTATAACAGACTGGAAAGAACGATATGCGAAAAACTTTTGGCACATCAAAATCGTTAACGATGCTGCAAATGGGCTGGACAAGATGTCGGCCGTGGATGTGCTTCAGATACGGAGCGTATCCATCGATCGGCTGACAAAGAAGATTGGGAAGGTATCGTCGACAATGATGGAGGAGATCGTCGCGGCCATTGCAGCAGTGATCGAGTACCAGTAAACTACGTCTACCACTTGAATGGGAGGGTTATGTGAGTGTCAAGAAGATGCCTTGCAATAGTGTTGGGCATGGGGTGAAATTTTTATGGCTTGTTGCCCAAATTGATTTAACATCGGAAAACTCTTTTGCTCCCCCACCCGCAAGCGGGCGCCATTACCCACTATAATGTAACTCAGTCATTCATGCATGCAAACTCGGGCTACGCCCTCAGGACAGTGCGGCATGCCCTTACGGAGCATTCCCTCTGCCGGGTACCTGCGATAGCGGGTGGCCACCAACTGTGCTCGATTCGCCACTCGGGAAACGGTTCCCGGCGAACCGTATAGGAGCCGCAAAGCTCCTTCCGGCTCAGTAGTGCAATCTATGCTCTCCCTTCGTAAGTAGTTTTTAAATAATTTAACAGTTGCTTTCCTTACAAGAAATGAAAGTAATGTTGTTGTCAAATAGAATTTTATTTTAAAAGGCTTGAGTTAATGTTAATATTGGACGAAGATATATTTAGAGCATTGTGCTTCTCTTTACGGGGGTCTTCTGAAATGTATTTTATCCTAACAGACTTGATAAAAATATCATGACGACACTGAGATTTACAGTGGATAGTGCACTTCTGGGGGAACTTGGCGAACGTCTAGTAGAACAGGTTCATTATGCCCTTGTCGAGCTTGTCAAGAATTCCTATGATGCTGACGCCAGTCACGTCACAGTTAAATTTATCGAGAACGATTCTGGAATAAGCGAGATACATATTATCGATGATGGCATTGGGATGAACTTTATTGAAGTCCAGGATTATTGGATGCATATCGCCACGACTAACAAGCTTAACAAAGATGTCTCTCAAGAGTATGGGCGTCCTAAAACAGGCTCAAAAGGTATCGGAAGATTTTGCTGTCGTCGACTCGGGAAAAAGTTGACCTTGATAACAACTGGGAAGAATAGAAATAAGTTCGAAAGAACTGAGGTTACTTTTAATTGGATGGAATTTAGGCCTGGTACAAAAGTAACAGATATACAATGTGATGGGAATCAGGAGACTCAGAAAACCGGAGAAACGGGCACGATACTTATTATCTCAGATTTAATCGATGAGTGGTCTACCACGGGATATAATTATCTTAAAAGACAACTTGCTGTCCTTGCAGCAAACAGAGGTGCTCGACGGCCTGATTTTGAAGAGGACCCCGGGTTTAATATTTCCCTTGAAGCCCCTGGCTTTGAGGGCGACATAAGGGATCTCAGATCTGATTTGATCAAAGCCGGCTGGGGGACATTGAAGGCTTATATTAATAAGGGACACAAGGCCGTTTGTGAGCTTGATGCTCTTGGGATTGGAAAAAAGACTATTGTATCGGAGGGCAAATTCTCAAAACTATCTGATATTGGATTGGGAATAGGAATTATGGTGCTTGATAGAAGCCAGATGAGAGATACAAGTATTGTCTCAATTGGAAACCTACAAGAGATTCTACCTGAGTGGGGTGGAGTGCAGATACGCTACAAAGGATTCAGGGTCTATCCATATGGTGATGACGATTGGTTGAAGATTGACGAAGACAGAGGTGTTAGAAAGGGTGCTCCCTCAAAAGAACTTCAAACCTTCGCAGACACTCTCCGAGGCGTTGATTCGAGTCGTGCACTATTGAGCCTGCTCTCAATGAGGAATCATATCGGAACTGTGGAAATAGGTCCCGTGGCAAAAGGGTTTGTAATGAAAGCAAATCGCGAGGGGTTCCTCGATTCCGATGAATTTAAGGAGTTGCGGAATTTTGTTCGCTTCGCTATCAATTGGGCGACAATATACCGTGATTTTTATATCAGGGAGCAAACAAGGGGAGAGGCAGAAGCAAGCAGAGTTAGCTTTCAGGAATTCATTGAGCAACCGGTCGAATCTCACACGGTCATTGAGACTGCTGTCAACTATCTTGAGAAAGAGTTTAGGGATATTGCCTCGACTCTACCTACAAAGCAGCGTCAGGGAATCAGCACCACATTTTATAAAGCAACAGATGCAATTGTTAAGCATAATCAGTCCAACAAGGAAGAATTAAAGCATCTTAGGCTTATTGCATCTACCTCGACATTAATACTCATATTCTCCCACGAAGTGAAAATGCTTCTTGGACACCTTGAAAGCAGCCTATTGCAGCTCGAAAACATTAAAGAGAGACTTGCAAGAACTGAAAGAAAGCATATTGATGATATTCAGGATTGGTTGCGAAATTCAAAAGAACGACTGCTGGAATTATTGGACATGACAGCATTGATCGGCGTTGACAGCAGGAAGGAATCACCGAAATCTTTAGCTCTTCACGATAGAGTCGAAGGAGCAAGGAATGCATTTAAAGTTATAGCGGAGAGCTATGGCATAACTCTCAACACAGATGAAATACCCTCCAACATTGTTGTCGGACCCATTTTAGAGGCAGAGTTATATGCCGTTCTTTTGAACTTACTTTCTAACTCTATCAAATCCATTATTGCAGCTGACAACAAAAGAAGGATAAAAATATCTGCGAAAAAGTCTGGTGGTAGAGTATATATAAGATTCATGGACACTGGCCTTGGGTTGAATCCCAACAAGCACAGAGATATATTTATACCCTTTGTCGCGGATATTGATGGAAAACTCTATTCAATCCTGGAGAAGAAGTTAAATCCTGAAGATAAATATATTGTCGGAACTGGAAGTGGACTCGGTCTAAGCATAGTAAAGGAGATACTGCAAGCAAGAAATGGTGACATTAGGATCCTGCCCCCAGAAGGCGATTGGAAGGCCGTATTGGAGGTCGAGTTGCCATGAAGACTATGCAATTTCTATGGTTAGATGATGAAAAAATAAATGGTCCAAAAAATATGGCAAGCAAAGAATTGGAAAAGGCACTAAAAGTTAAGATTGATTTTATTCCGCTTATTCAACAAAAACTTTTGGATAAAATACAAGAAATTACGGAAAAACTGCAAAAACCAGACTTGCTAATTATTGATTATCGTTTAGACCATACATCTGACACCAATATAATAGGTACTGGGTCTTCTGCGGCCGAACTAATAAGAGATAAGGACGACTGGAAATCTTATCCTATTGTTGCCATAACTAATGTGAAATTAAATGAAATTGATCGCCACAAGCAAGCTCTTTATGATGAGGTAATTGAATTTCATGAGATTTCAGATAAAAAATATCTATTAACAGTAATCGCTAATGGTTTTAGGAAATTAAGAGAAAAATCTCCCGATGATATCAAGCAACTGATTTCATTAATAAAACCCCCTAAAAGGGATATTGAAAATATTTTGAGGATTATTCCGGAAGAACTTAAGGAAGCCATAAAGTCCAAAGAGCTGAGCCTACCCAGAATTATTTATAGATGGACAAAGCAAACCATGGTGCAAAGGCCTGGCTTTCTTTACGACAGACTTTGGGTGGCAACAACGCTTGGTATTAAGAAGGAGGCATTTAAGAAAGTTGAGCCAATTTTTGAAAGAGCAAAATACAAAGGTATATTTTCGTTGCCGGGCAATATGGAAGATCAAAGGTGGTGGCAGTCTGTAATAAAGGAAATAGTTTTTTCTGAGGTACTTGAGAGTGATGAGGTACTTCCTTGGAATCTTGGATATAAATTAAAAGGTTTAACGGAGAAAGACCGAAGCAGATGTTATATGTGTGGAAAGGAAAATCCTGAAATTGTAGGTTACACAGATGAGGACGCCAAAACAGCAGTGCCTTTGCATATCAGCTGTTCTATGCCTCATCCCAAGTTTGAATATGCATTATATTTCGAAGAAATTCGCATGCAGACACCTCTGAAATGAAAATTGATAACTGGGAGAAAAGTCCTTACAACGATTCTGAGATCATTAAGAAACATGAAAAACATACTTTTGCCTTCC
This window contains:
- a CDS encoding type II toxin-antitoxin system PemK/MazF family toxin; its protein translation is MSIKIVSRGEVWLVNFDPTIGSEINKKRPAVIVSSDALGILPVYVVVPITDWKERYAKNFWHIKIVNDAANGLDKMSAVDVLQIRSVSIDRLTKKIGKVSSTMMEEIVAAIAAVIEYQ
- a CDS encoding XRE family transcriptional regulator — its product is MVGRLKQLRLARGLSLEDLAAEMGGIVTRQALSKYELGLSKPSALVLNRLAGALGVKAAYLWSEPSIHCKFIAYRKGTGLAKTEQQRVESVVCQMLEDRVRLQQMIQGTTEVDLPVKGFKVRTIEDTEDFAKGLRYKWNLGLGPIPTVTGTLEDRFVHVFEIEASQRFDGISAVAYDSEKHVAAAAVVSRKSLPGGRQRLNLAHELGHLVLDMPKNLDEEKVAFRFAGAFLAPDEVLFRELGQKRSLVQAAELFLLKQKYGMSIQSLVYRLHDLGVISDQHHKQWWMTINREGWKKEEPLELKPEKSEWLKKNVLRALSEGFITKGDAMKALGESVEVQEPITLVERQAFLKLPIEERRKIMAKQAKEMAADYKTGKMEDLETGEILEY
- a CDS encoding sensor histidine kinase, which codes for MDSALLGELGERLVEQVHYALVELVKNSYDADASHVTVKFIENDSGISEIHIIDDGIGMNFIEVQDYWMHIATTNKLNKDVSQEYGRPKTGSKGIGRFCCRRLGKKLTLITTGKNRNKFERTEVTFNWMEFRPGTKVTDIQCDGNQETQKTGETGTILIISDLIDEWSTTGYNYLKRQLAVLAANRGARRPDFEEDPGFNISLEAPGFEGDIRDLRSDLIKAGWGTLKAYINKGHKAVCELDALGIGKKTIVSEGKFSKLSDIGLGIGIMVLDRSQMRDTSIVSIGNLQEILPEWGGVQIRYKGFRVYPYGDDDWLKIDEDRGVRKGAPSKELQTFADTLRGVDSSRALLSLLSMRNHIGTVEIGPVAKGFVMKANREGFLDSDEFKELRNFVRFAINWATIYRDFYIREQTRGEAEASRVSFQEFIEQPVESHTVIETAVNYLEKEFRDIASTLPTKQRQGISTTFYKATDAIVKHNQSNKEELKHLRLIASTSTLILIFSHEVKMLLGHLESSLLQLENIKERLARTERKHIDDIQDWLRNSKERLLELLDMTALIGVDSRKESPKSLALHDRVEGARNAFKVIAESYGITLNTDEIPSNIVVGPILEAELYAVLLNLLSNSIKSIIAADNKRRIKISAKKSGGRVYIRFMDTGLGLNPNKHRDIFIPFVADIDGKLYSILEKKLNPEDKYIVGTGSGLGLSIVKEILQARNGDIRILPPEGDWKAVLEVELP